The following are encoded in a window of Drosophila simulans strain w501 chromosome 3L, Prin_Dsim_3.1, whole genome shotgun sequence genomic DNA:
- the LOC27207092 gene encoding Golgi apparatus membrane protein tvp38 isoform X2 yields the protein MSLEFEISSSRNNNNNKNKNTYGYSNNNDTNCIMQMPVPASTAPAFPQLIQASCSNAVEVDPPDSSAGAAGNSEALSAALRTPDTSEDSECDPFLASRRATRSSSTTSVLRNRKRNSWWGRAHSFLTRNWFLGCLVPATILGALVFIGWATRDYARQLLFWIEMQNAWITFAVYMGLFALVSFPVVVGYFVLLITAGYLFGCLRGWVTVILGANLGIAVAHATIRSCRHRIPVQSIMPGKRCVVVVPQWPHRIGVMCIWCCQRSGPPSLPRGSARSQCPT from the exons ATGTCGTTGGAATTCGAGATCAGCAGCTCtcgcaacaataacaacaataaaaacaaaaacacgtACGGCTATTCGAACAACAATGATACCAACTGCATCATGCAGATGCCAGTGCCCGCCTCCACCGCACCCGCCTTCCCTCAGCTGATCCAGGCCAGCTGTTCCAACGCCGTGGAGGTGGATCCACCAGACAGCAGTGCGGGGGCTGCCGGCAACTCCGAAGCCCTCTCCGCCGCGCTGCGCACACCGGACACGTCGGAGGACAGCGAATGCGACCCGTTTCTAGCCAGTCGGAGAGCTAcccgctcctcctccaccacctcTGTGCTACGCAACCGGAAGCGCAACTCGTGGTGGGGTCGAGCCCACAGCTTTCTCACCCGCAACTGGTTCCTGGGCTGCTTAGTGCCCGCCACCATTCTAGGCGCCCTCGTCTTCATCGGATGGGCGACGCGGGACTACGCCCGCCAATTGCTCTTCTGGATCGAAATGCAGAACGCCTGGATCACATTTGCCGTATACATGGGGCTCTTCGCTCTTGTCAGCTTCCCCGTGGTGGTGGGCTACTTTGTTCTGCTCATCACCGCCGGTTACCTGTTCGGCTGCCTGCGCGGTTGGGTCACCGTGATCCTGGGCGCCAATCTCGGCATCGCCGTTGCCCATGCCACCATTCGCAGCTGCCGGCACCGCATTCCCGTGCAAAG TATTATGCCTGGCAAGAGGTGCGTCGTGGTTGTTCCGCAGTGGCCCCATCGGATCGGAGTGATGTGCATCTGGTGCTGCCAACGGTCTGGCCCTCCGAGCTTACCAAGAGGATCCGCCCGCTCCCAGTGCCCGACCTGA
- the LOC27207092 gene encoding transmembrane protein 64 isoform X1, with amino-acid sequence MSLEFEISSSRNNNNNKNKNTYGYSNNNDTNCIMQMPVPASTAPAFPQLIQASCSNAVEVDPPDSSAGAAGNSEALSAALRTPDTSEDSECDPFLASRRATRSSSTTSVLRNRKRNSWWGRAHSFLTRNWFLGCLVPATILGALVFIGWATRDYARQLLFWIEMQNAWITFAVYMGLFALVSFPVVVGYFVLLITAGYLFGCLRGWVTVILGANLGIAVAHATIRSCRHRIPVQRLIKNDTGRAILRVISGPKAFRVVLFTRLTPIPFGVQNVIFGISSINTRDYHVATLIGLLPAQTINVYLGSTLRSMHEVLSDNDTKLTGYISFLFEVICGVALMFWVLQKARKELSETLLSADYNNEGKHPDVQV; translated from the exons ATGTCGTTGGAATTCGAGATCAGCAGCTCtcgcaacaataacaacaataaaaacaaaaacacgtACGGCTATTCGAACAACAATGATACCAACTGCATCATGCAGATGCCAGTGCCCGCCTCCACCGCACCCGCCTTCCCTCAGCTGATCCAGGCCAGCTGTTCCAACGCCGTGGAGGTGGATCCACCAGACAGCAGTGCGGGGGCTGCCGGCAACTCCGAAGCCCTCTCCGCCGCGCTGCGCACACCGGACACGTCGGAGGACAGCGAATGCGACCCGTTTCTAGCCAGTCGGAGAGCTAcccgctcctcctccaccacctcTGTGCTACGCAACCGGAAGCGCAACTCGTGGTGGGGTCGAGCCCACAGCTTTCTCACCCGCAACTGGTTCCTGGGCTGCTTAGTGCCCGCCACCATTCTAGGCGCCCTCGTCTTCATCGGATGGGCGACGCGGGACTACGCCCGCCAATTGCTCTTCTGGATCGAAATGCAGAACGCCTGGATCACATTTGCCGTATACATGGGGCTCTTCGCTCTTGTCAGCTTCCCCGTGGTGGTGGGCTACTTTGTTCTGCTCATCACCGCCGGTTACCTGTTCGGCTGCCTGCGCGGTTGGGTCACCGTGATCCTGGGCGCCAATCTCGGCATCGCCGTTGCCCATGCCACCATTCGCAGCTGCCGGCACCGCATTCCCGTGCAAAG GCTGATCAAGAATGACACGGGACGAGCCATTCTCCGCGTCATTTCTGGCCCAAAGGCATTTCGAGTCGTTCTCTTTACCCGACTTACCCCCATTCCCTTCGGAGTGCAGAATGTGATATTCGGA ATCAGTTCCATCAACACAAGAGACTACCATGTGGCCACGCTGATTGGGTTGCTGCCAGCCCAAACCATCAATGTTTACTTGGGTTCCACGCTAAGGTCCATGCATGAAGTGCTCAGTGATAACGATACCAAACTGACGGGGTATATCAGCTTTCTGTTTGAG GTAATTTGTGGCGTGGCCTTGATGTTCTGGGTGTTGCAGAAGGCAAGAAAGGAGCTGTCTGAGACGCTGCTGAGCGCTGATTACAATAACGAGGGCAAGCATCCCGACGTACAAGTTTAA
- the LOC6739140 gene encoding uncharacterized protein LOC6739140, translating into MLCRRSLLGVTTRCLRLSSTQQHGSGQPESDQAIGLLPAYSDADRLKILKTINENGMNQISNYDITKARATKLQNWKDRHGPLQELSDILYVEGFGLKVTTKFFKSLLASPSSGSAAVGENRPKTARVAPFITPAMDEGQRSRIASAVGVRIGVTSVSWARLKIGSNEAPCLLTHWQHHELNDKKLHLSELSRRCLYVSHQIPEADCYVMESPQMAQASSNPGSIDQQNVNIQKAQVAAIMSFSLMARSDGDENKTNNVYYMRRFLSARLFNHLVGTERVSSEDTILAMMRTHYNVEHQIPETESPLELRKLIDFPADLRLVFSQQERYQRELLGQALLLSLAFTRLVLQQDPESIASVSRNSKDSPPSRAT; encoded by the exons ATGTTGTGCCGGCGCTCATTGTTGGGCGTAACGACAAGATGCCTAAGACTCTCGTCCACGCAGCAACACGGATCCGGTCAGCCGGAAAGCGACCAAGCCATCGGCCTCTTGCCCGCCTACTCGGATGCAGATCGTTTAAAGATCTTGAAGACGATTAATGAAAACGGCATGAATCAGATATCCAA CTACGACATAACCAAGGCGAGGGCCACCAAGCTGCAAAACTGGAAGGACCGTCACGGACCGCTGCAGGAACTCAGCGACATCCTGTATGTGGAGGGATTCGGACTGAAGGTGACCACCAAGTTCTTCAAGAGTCTGCTTGCGTCCCCGAGCAGTGGGAGCGCAGCCGTAGGGGAAAATAGACCAAAGACTGCACGAGTCGCGCCCTTTATAACACCGGCCATGGACGAGGGACAGCGTTCCCGCATTGCATCTGCTGTAGGTGTGCGCATCGGAGTGACCAGTGTAAGTTGGGCGAGATTAAAGATCGGGAGCAACGAAGCTCCCTGTTTGCTCACGCACTGGCAGCACCATGAGCTGAACGACAAGAAGCTGCATTTGTCAGAACTTTCCCGCCGCTGCCTCTATGTATCTCACCAGATACCGGAGGCCGATTGCTACGTCATGGAGAGTCCACAAATGGCCCAGGCCAGCAGCAACCCAGGGAGCATCGATCAACAGAACGTGAACATCCAGAAGGCCCAGGTGGCCGCAATCATGAGCTTCTCGTTGATGGCCCGTTCAGATGGTGATGAGAACAAGACGAACAACGTCTACTACATGCGACGTTTTCTCTCAGCCCGGCTATTTAATCACCTGGTGGGTACTGAGCGCGTGTCGTCCGAGGACACGATATTGGCCATGATGCGAACCCATTACAACGTGGAACATCAGATCCCCGAAACAGAGTCCCCGTTGGAGCTGCGCAAACTGATCGACTTTCCCGCTGACTTACGCCTCGTATTCTCGCAGCAAGAGCGCTATCAGCGCGAGCTTCTAGGCCAGGCACTTCTCCTCAGCTTAGCCTTTACTCGTCTCGTGCTTCAGCAAGATCCGGAAAGCATCGCATCCGTGTCGCGCAACTCCAAAGACTCTCCTCCAAGTCGAGCCACTTGA